GAGCGGCGCtgcgccgtcaccgcggccaccgccttctcctcgtcgcggtgccGCTTGAGCGTGCCGAGCAGTCCCGCGAgcatccgccgcccgcgccgcttctcgccctcgtccttgGCTATGCCCGGCGCGTCCTTCGGGCGCGTGTCGACGCTGGGGGCGGACGCGTAGGCGCCCGGCGgggccggcgcgccgccgtcgccgttcacgtcgccgtcgccgtcgagggaggTCCGTTGGCGCttgcccgcgcggcggtcgtcgcgatcctcgcgatTCGGTCCGATCTGAaaccgcccgccgcccgatccCCTGTCGCCGTGCGGTCCGCCCCGGGGATGCCGGTTCGCCGACTTCCGCTGGTGCAAGTCATGCTGCTCGCCCTTGAGCGCGTGGAGCTCGCGCTTCAGCGCCTCCAActcggacgccatcgccgagtccggcggttcgcggcgccgattgTGCCTCAGATCTGGAAGGGCGCCCTTGAAACCTCTGCTGCGATCGACGGGAAGACCTTGGCGCGGTTAAAGTTCCGGACACAGGTACCCGCTCCGGCACCCGTGTGACGCGCGGTctcacgccgccggcgccgcgaacgaacCCCCTCACGCTCACGCTCACGCAAACGACATCGACCatgtccgtcgcggcgctcgcgaatccgcgcgtcgcgcgtcccgcgctctccgagcgcgtcgcaAAGCGTCCGATGGGGGCGCCACGTCAGCTGGCTCTGAGAGTAaacaacgcggcgagggacacAGCTGGCTCTGGAGGGACGAAGGGCAAGCTGCTCGTGCTCGGAGGGACGGGGTTCATCGGGAGCAAGATatgcgagcgcgcgctgtcGTCCGGGTACGACGTCGTGTCCATCTCGAGGAGGGGCGATCCGCCGGGAGACCCGCACCGGTATCCCGACGGCGTGTGGAATCGCGTCGACTGGCGAAAGGGCGACTGCGTTCAGCCGGACACGATCGCGAcggtcctcggcgagggcgggttcGTCGCGTGCATCCACGCCGTGGGGATGCTCCTCGCGTCAGACatcaacgcgctcgcgtccggcaGCGGATCGAAACCCTCGCCGGGCGCCAcgtacgacgacgtcacCAGGGTCACCGCGCTCAACGCCGCAGACGCCGCAGCTCGGCTGTGCACAGCTGTGCCAAACGctgacacagctggcgggggcgggacgggAGGTACGACGAGTAAGGCGCCCGTGCCGTTCGTGTTcgtgtccgccgccgaggcgaggtgGACGTTCAAGGCGCCGGTGGCTTGGCTCGAGGACTACCTCATCGCCAAgagggcggtggaggcgcggCTGAGGGAGATGaccgacgccggggaggttCGAGCCGCGTGCCTTAGACCGAGCCTGGTCTACTGCCTCGacaagcccgcggcgatgcccgcggtgGGGGCGTTTTACCTGGGGAACCTGCTCGGGTTGCCGTTCGTGGATCGGCCCGTGACGGTGGACAcgctggcgagcgccgcggtgcggtGCGTGGAGGATGGGcggtcgacgggcgcgctcgaTTATCGAGAGATGGAACGACTGGCGCGGGAGCTGTGACGAGCCGTGACGGGGGGGGGGTTAGTTAAGCGGAGACCGCAACCctgggacgcgcgcgagcgctgGCGCGAGATGTGACGAATCTTAACGTCGATTCGAATGACACCGCCCGttccgcggaggacgcggcgcggtcggttTAAGCAATCGTCGCCTACATGAACATCCCCTCGGGCAcgccctccttcttcttgtaGAGCACCTTCTCCTTAGCCTTGGAGAAATCGTCGTGCGTCACCTGCATCCGGCGCTCCCTCAGCGCGAGCAGACCAGCCTCCGTGCACAGCGCCTTAATGTCCGCGCCCGAGAGCTCATCCTTCGCCATGACAAACTCCTCCATGTTGACGTCCTCGGAGAGGTTCATCCGCGACGTGTGGATCCCGAAGATGTGCCTCTTCGTCTTGACGTCCGGCAGCGGAAACTCAATCTTGCGATCGATGCGACcggggcggaggagcgcggggtccAGGGTTTCGATCTTGTTCGTCGCCATGATCACCTTAACGTCGCCCCTGGCCTCGAACCCGTCCATCTGGGTCAGGAGCTCGATCATCGTGCGCTGAAtctccttctcgccgccgctgttcGAGTCGTATCGCTTGGTGCCGATGGCGTCAATCTCGTCGATGAAGACGATGGACGGGGACatgtcctcggcgacccTGAACAGCTCTCGCACCAGCTtgggcccgtcgccgaggtacTTCTGGATGAGCTCGgatccgacgacgcgaaggaacgacgcggacgtggagtTGGCCACAGCCTTGGCCAGCAGAGTCTTCCCGGTGCCCGGCTCGCCGTAGAGGATCACGCCCTTGGGGGGCTTGATGCCGATGTCCTCGTACAGCTCCGGGTGGGTGAGGGGCAGTTCGACCGCCTCTTTGATCTCCTGGATCTGTTCCTCCAGGCCGCCCACGTCGGCGTACGACTCGAGCGGTGCCTTGTCCACCTTCATGACGGAGACCATCGGGTCCACGTCGTCTGCGAGGACGCCAACCACCGCGTTGGTCTTGTTGTGCAGGAGGACGGAGCACCCGGGCTCGAGCTGGGACTTGTCGACGAAGGACATGATGGAGACGTAATACTCCGGGCCGCTGCTGGACGAGACGATGCAGTGACTGCGTGGATGGGAGGTGGACGGGGTCGGGGTCAGcactcgcgcgggtcgaggaAAGAAAACATGAAGAAATCTCGCCAGCGGTGGCTGCGGGATAGGGATCGGGGTCCCAGATCTGGGTCGGTGCGAGGCTCgagacggggacgggggcggacgcgtgcgGGCGCGTACTTGTCGTCGATGATCTCCTCGAGGTTTCCGACGGACATCGGGGAgccgcgcagctcgtccACCTTGCTCTgatcgtccgcggcgcgctccgtgTGCGGCTTGATCCGCTCCTGGTTCGTCACGAACTCCTCCTCCATGAGAAGCCAGTCCTTGACCCGCTCCAGCTTGAGCTTGCGGAGGAGGCActtggacgcgggcgcgacgtccggcaggcgggtcgcgccgtcgattCCCTTCTTCTTCAGCTTCTTGCCCAcgcgctgcggcggcgggggcggctgccacttcttcttctccttcttcttctcctcgccgGGCCCCCCGCCCGGCCCGCCCGGTCCCCCGAGGCCGGACTGGTTAGCTCCCATCGCTCCGGTCCGTACCTCGACCCGTGCACCCGGAACGCTGCCGAGCGACCGCCCGCCTTTGAGTGGGAGGAAAGCGAACGCGAAcgaggacgcgaacgcggtgcgtcgagacgagcgcggacgttCGTGTCACGCGcactccgcgccgagggcttCTGCGCGCAGGTCAGATCCAGATCGCGGTTCAAACGGAGCAATTCCCAGGTTTTCCGGTAACCATAAATCGTCACACATTTCTCACCGGGTAAAAATGTGAATCATTTCCAGAATACACAACAATTCACAATTCGGACCTGATCAGGAATAATTTTCATACGAGTGCTCGTCTAATCACTCGTGCTCGTCTATGACGGGATACCCACTCGTGCTATTTAACCGCCAACTCTCGCTCCACGAGTTTGTGCCTGAGCACCTGCAAGAGCGTCTCgaaggcgtccgcgccgtgcacCCCCGCGATCTTCCCCAACGTCTCTAAATCTCGGAACCTGTCGTCCAACTTgacgagccccgcgcgctcgcgctcgcgctccgccgcgaagtACCCGAGCCACGCGAACCTGTgccacgccctcgcgcccgcgactcTCATCTTCGCGATCGTCTCCGGAGGAATCGCGCGAAGCGTCTCGACGAGTGAATGCATCTCGCGGCTCGGGTGACgcacggcgatggcgtcgacgtccaggTACCCCTCCCacgccacgtccacgtcgtccatgACCACCACGGGGACGCAACCGTTCAACACGGCGTCTTCGAATCGAGCGCTCCAACCGTCGCCCTGGAACACGCCGCAGAACGTGGCGCTCGCCAGTTCCTGCCTGTACGTCTGCGctccctcgtcgacgatgacgtcggggGACGACTTGGCCTTGCCCGGTCCGTAGAAGCGAAACGCCTCCTGCCGCGTCCCGCGAGAGTGCGCCGGGTTGTTCGGACGGATGCTCCCCCGGAACAAAAAAAACGGTCCGTCGCGTGAAGTCGTTCGAGCGTAACGAATCGTAGcctcgacggacgcgcggtgcatggcgcgcgcggcgtgggccTCCACGTCAGCCACATGGGCCTCCACGTCAGCAGCACCCGCGGTTTtttcgagcgcctcctcgaacgtcggcgacgcggtccgtttggcctcctcggcgccccgcgccgccgccgccagcaaCGGCGACTCTAAAAActgcctcggcgtcctccacgGGGGGATGACCACGTCCTTACCGCGCCTGTAGCAAACGCCTTTTCCGCGCGGGTGccccgcgagcatcgccgcgcgtttgACGACGCAAGACGCGTGCGTCTCGTCCCGTGTTCGATCGCCCCAGTCGTGGGACCCGAACCCCGTGCACGATTCCGGATCCGCGTCTCTCCTGCCCCAGTGCACTAACAAAGTGGCGTCGCCGaactcgcgcggggcgtagcacgcgccctcgtcgtgaAGGAACGGGACGATGtgatccgcgccgtcggttcGGTTCCACCACGGGTAGTCGCGACGCAGGTGTTCGAGCACCGGAACGAAGAGGTGCTGaaacgccgcgtcgacgtgcgaCCCCCGTAAGTCGCAGCCGACGCCCCTGGTCCGCGAGAACAGCTGCTGCGAGTGCCCGGGCGTGGGCTGCTGCAGCCGCGAGATAAAGCAGAAGTGGTACATCGGGACGAAGAAGAAGTCGGCGATCTCCGGGTTGTCCGTGCGGTGCGGGGAATCCAGCAAGAGCTCGTGCAGCgcaacctcggcgccgtaGAGGTTATCCTCGAACCTCGTCGCGTTACCTTCCTCGGCGAACCGCGTCACGCACTTTCTGACGTCCTGCCGGTGCTGCAGCTGCGCGGTGGTGAACTTTGGAAGGAGGTCGTACACGTAAATGAGCGGTCTCCGCGCgtgcgtccgccgcgtcgcgctcgcgtcgccgccagccgcgccgcccacggctgcgccgcccccggctgCGCCGCTGCCCAACAAcccggccgacgccgcgtggagatggtgccgccgcctcgcgcccccgtcggggacgaaccccgcgcgtctcggatCGTCCGAACCCCCGGCCGCGTACCCGTGCCCGGCGCCCGTGGGTACCAGACCCCCGCCGTCCCTCTGCGAGCAATCCGCTCCGAAGAACCCTTCGTCGCATTTACATCGCCCGTGCTCGCActtccccgcgccggcgcagtCGTTGAGGCAGAACTGCTTGACGATCGTCTGacacccgacgccgacgtacCCGTCGAAGCACCGGCACTTGACGACGGGGTCGACCCCGGGGTGTCCGGGCTCCCACGCGCACCAGTCCGAGCGCGGACCCGGGTCGTCTCGCGGCCGCCAAAAGTCATTCGGTTTTCCACCCGCCGCTCGATCCCAGTCGAGTTTTGCGTGCCACGTCCGTTGCGTCGCGATGCCCTCGTAGTAGCATCCCTGCATGGGCCGTTCCGGGAATTTGCTCATCGGGGCGTCCGTCGGGGCGTACGGCccggcgtacgcggtgcCGTtgggggcgacgtcgtcgggggtCTTCCAATCGGGATGCGCGTTTCTCAAATCTCCCCGGCCCAagtgcgcgacgccccggccGCATCGACacttggcggcggtgaggtcgCACTCccccgcgcacctcgacTTGTACTCGaccccgacgagctcgcggggcgacgccgggtcctcgtcgcatcgcgcgggtGCGAACGTCTCGCAGCGCGCACCGTCCAGCGAGAGCGGGCATCGGCACGCGCCCAGCTCGCGGTTGcacgcgcccccgccgcatccgcgctcgtcgcacGCGATCCTCGGCGGGTCGGGAACCACCACGACTCtgggacgcgtcgtcgtcgacgacgcggacgccgccgccgaacccgagtcgcccgagccgcggacgtcgctcCTTGTCCCGGCATTTCGCAGtcccggcgctcggcgcctgagcgtcgcgcgcaccgcgtcggtCCACTCGACGtacccgtcgacgtccaccgtCGGCCTCGGTTCGACGACCACGGTCGCGGATGTCGACCCGGCTGACCCGGCTAACGCGGTCAACGGGCACAGGACCGCCGAGAGGACCGCCCACAGAACCCaaccccgtcgtcctccgacAGGACGACGCCCCTCCATCGAGCGAGGTGTTCTGTGGGAGCTGCCTCCATCGACCGATCGAGCCGTTGGCTGGACACAAACTCTGGGAAAGGAACCGAGGAAAAGATTCCTTTCTTTTCGCAGTTGGAAAACGCGTCCGAAAAAAAGGTCACCAAAGAAGGAACCCGCAGAGGGATATTCCATCTGACTAGGAATCAGTGTGTTTGGGGACTCCTCACGATCTCTCGTTCCGTCCAGTCAGCCCGGCTGACCAATCCAACACGTGCGTTACGAATTCCACGTAGGATCGACGTAATATTTCCTTCGGTGGTGTTGAGAATCTGATGTTTTTTGGCGCAAACCGTATTTTTTGGCGTATGCGTAGCAGTCATCAAACTTTCGGAAAACGTAAACCGCGGGCCCGAAAACAATCTGCAGCTTTCACGCGGTTTTGCGGCGTGTCAGCCCGGCATTCTAGGTCACTGCGCGGCACGCGGATGGCCTCGGCCCTCACGGTCGCGATGGTTAACCACCCGGTTTCCATACTTAGGCGCGAGCCCAGGGCTCGCATTCTCAGGCACGCGCACTCGCACCATCGCTCGCTGTCGGCGGTGTCCTCCGCCCTGGCGAACATCACCCCCCCCGCGAGCCCGGACCGGAGCACTGATTCCGAAGAGCACGTAGAGCCCCCCGACGTgcccgacgtcgcctcgcAGATCCCGGGGCTGTTCGAGGAGTCGGGttgcgccgtcgtcgcgcaccgTGGGCTCGGCATGAACCTCAAGCCCGGCAAGGGCATCCGCGAGAacaccgtcgcgtcgatcatcgccgcgcacgacttCGGAGCGGACTGGTCCGAGTTCGACGTGCAGGTGACCAAAGATGGCGTGCCCGTGCTGTGGCACGACGACTTCATCAGCGTCaggcgaggcgacggcgaggttgaAAACTCGGCGATTCGCGACCTCACCATCGAGCAGCTCAAGAAGctgtcgcgcgcggccatcgccacggcggaggcggccaagatcggcgacacgcgcgcggtgaaggcCACCAGGTCCCGCCCGGGCTCCGAATTGGAATATTCCGcacccgcggacgaggacgaaaaGTCCACCGGGTACGTTTCGGACTCCTCCCAGGGCGGCTACCTGTCCGAGGAGGAgtgcggcgagcgcgcgcggattTCCAAGAGCGTCCGCCCCATCACCGAGACCGAGGAGCCCGTCGTCATCTACCGCAAGTTCGCGGGCacccccgagcccgcgccgtggATCATGGACGTGGAGGATGAGATCCCGACGCTGGACGAGCTCatgtccgtcgcgcccgacgaccTCGGATTCTCCCTGGAGCTCAAGTTCGGCACCCCCGAAGACTTCCCCGGGGGTAAGAAGGTGGACCCGGCGAGGATGATCATGGAACTCagggcgacgctcgcggtgtgCAAGTCGCACCCTCGCCGGAGGGTCGCGTTTAGCACCttcgaccccgacgccgcgactcACATGCGAGCGCTGCAGGGCTTGTACCCGGTGATGTTCATCACCAACTGCCAGCCCGGGCAGGACGACGTGAGAAGGTGTTCCGTGGAGGCTGGGATCAAgacggcgctggacgcggaccTCGTGGGACTCGTCATCCGCGCGGACGTTTTACGTAACGATCCCACCGTGccgacgcgcgttcgagccgcGGGTTTGATGTTGGGGTCGTACGGGGGACCGAACACGGATTTGGCGTTGGTGGAGAGGCAGGTGGACCTCGGGGTGGGGTACCTGTGCACGGACGACgtcccggcggtggcgaggttgatgagcgcgaggagcacgacgcggaacgcggtgctcgcgggggcgaggtAGCCCTCGGATGGATGATGAGACTGAGACGGGGGGTCATTTTTTTCCCAGCCCGCGGGCTTGGGTTGTAAACTGGGGCGACGAAACAGGCGAAACGGGAGGAGGTTATTTGAGGGGGGGGACGCCCACTGGGCGTGTTTACATTACAGCTTAGCTCTCGGGGACGCGGTGGGCTTCGACCGGTCCTCTGAATAGTAATCACACACAGCGACTGctcacgacgccgccgtctctccgcccccgcgaggaggcgagtTGCTTCTGCATGCCCCTCCCGGACACCTTCTCGGACGGTGCCACTTTTTTTTCCTCCACTTTTCGCCCAAGTTTatctcgcctcggcgcgggttcacaacccaccccgcgcgggtttcggcgcccgcgtccaccccggaTACcacggacgagggcgacgcgatgacgtacggggacgccatcgcgtcggcggcgccctcacCTCTCGAGGGTttcgaccgccgcggtgacgccgatccgcccgccgcgcacgagccGGCgctgacgtcgacgtcgtacgCAGGGacctcccgcgccctccctcggggacgacccgccgcggacccgtcgcgcgccgacgtcccgAGCGTcttcctcgagctcctcgtcgccattCGCAGCGAGCGGCACGAGCTCACGCGGGACGAGAGGGACGCGCTGAGGCGATGCGAGGAACAGATGCAGTCCagagccgtcgtcgccgggtaCCTAACGGGGGCGGGAACCAACGCGTTGCTCAAGACGCTCCCGGCGTTCAAGACGCAACCGGTCGGGAGATACATCGCCGCGGTATCGTTCGGCGTCACGGGCGCCTTCTAcggcgcgaggtccgccgcgcgcgcatgCCTGGAGCGGATCGTCCGACTCGAAGACTCCAGGCTGGGCGAGTTGGCGACTGACGCGGTGCGAAGGTCAGCGCCCCTCGACCCGATGTTGGCCAAGGTtccgaacgcgacggggcgcgtggcagtcggcgacgccgcggggggcgaagTG
The genomic region above belongs to Micromonas commoda chromosome 4, complete sequence and contains:
- a CDS encoding predicted protein, which produces MSVAALANPRVARPALSERVAKRPMGAPRQLALRVNNAARDTAGSGGTKGKLLVLGGTGFIGSKICERALSSGYDVVSISRRGDPPGDPHRYPDGVWNRVDWRKGDCVQPDTIATVLGEGGFVACIHAVGMLLASDINALASGSGSKPSPGATYDDVTRVTALNAADAAARLCTAVPNADTAGGGGTGGTTSKAPVPFVFVSAAEARWTFKAPVAWLEDYLIAKRAVEARLREMTDAGEVRAACLRPSLVYCLDKPAAMPAVGAFYLGNLLGLPFVDRPVTVDTLASAAVRCVEDGRSTGALDYREMERLAREL
- a CDS encoding predicted protein, which gives rise to MGANQSGLGGPGGPGGGPGEEKKKEKKKWQPPPPPQRVGKKLKKKGIDGATRLPDVAPASKCLLRKLKLERVKDWLLMEEEFVTNQERIKPHTERAADDQSKVDELRGSPMSVGNLEEIIDDNHCIVSSSSGPEYYVSIMSFVDKSQLEPGCSVLLHNKTNAVVGVLADDVDPMVSVMKVDKAPLESYADVGGLEEQIQEIKEAVELPLTHPELYEDIGIKPPKGVILYGEPGTGKTLLAKAVANSTSASFLRVVGSELIQKYLGDGPKLVRELFRVAEDMSPSIVFIDEIDAIGTKRYDSNSGGEKEIQRTMIELLTQMDGFEARGDVKVIMATNKIETLDPALLRPGRIDRKIEFPLPDVKTKRHIFGIHTSRMNLSEDVNMEEFVMAKDELSGADIKALCTEAGLLALRERRMQVTHDDFSKAKEKVLYKKKEGVPEGMFM
- a CDS encoding predicted protein, coding for MVNHPVSILRREPRARILRHAHSHHRSLSAVSSALANITPPASPDRSTDSEEHVEPPDVPDVASQIPGLFEESGCAVVAHRGLGMNLKPGKGIRENTVASIIAAHDFGADWSEFDVQVTKDGVPVLWHDDFISVRRGDGEVENSAIRDLTIEQLKKLVRPITETEEPVVIYRKFAGTPEPAPWIMDVEDEIPTLDELMSVAPDDLGFSLELKFGTPEDFPGGKKVDPARMIMELRATLAVCKSHPRRRVAFSTFDPDAATHMRALQGLYPVMFITNCQPGQDDVRRCSVEAGIKTALDADLVGLVIRADVLRNDPTVPTRVRAAGLMLGSYGGPNTDLALVERQVDLGVGYLCTDDVPAVARLMSARSTTRNAVLAGAR
- a CDS encoding hypothetical protein (Exostosin-like glycosyltransferase; hypothetical protein); the encoded protein is MEGRRPVGGRRGWVLWAVLSAVLCPLTALAGSAGSTSATVVVEPRPTVDVDGYVEWTDAVRATLRRRAPGLRNAGTRSDVRGSGDSGSAAASASSTTTRPRVVVVPDPPRIACDERGCGGGACNRELGACRCPLSLDGARCETFAPARCDEDPASPRELVGVEYKSRCAGECDLTAAKCRCGRGVAHLGRGDLRNAHPDWKTPDDVAPNGTAYAGPYAPTDAPMSKFPERPMQGCYYEGIATQRTWHAKLDWDRAAGGKPNDFWRPRDDPGPRSDWCAWEPGHPGVDPVVKCRCFDGYVGVGCQTIVKQFCLNDCAGAGKCEHGRCKCDEGFFGADCSQRDGGGLVPTGAGHGYAAGGSDDPRRAGFVPDGGARRRHHLHAASAGLLGSGAAGGGAAVGGAAGGDASATRRTHARRPLIYVYDLLPKFTTAQLQHRQDVRKCVTRFAEEGNATRFEDNLYGAEVALHELLLDSPHRTDNPEIADFFFVPMYHFCFISRLQQPTPGHSQQLFSRTRGVGCDLRGSHVDAAFQHLFVPVLEHLRRDYPWWNRTDGADHIVPFLHDEGACYAPREFGDATLLVHWGRRDADPESCTGFGSHDWGDRTRDETHASCVVKRAAMLAGHPRGKGVCYRRGKDVVIPPWRTPRQFLESPLLAAAARGAEEAKRTASPTFEEALEKTAGAADVEAHVADVEAHAARAMHRASVEATIRYARTTSRDGPFFLFRGSIRPNNPAHSRGTRQEAFRFYGPGKAKSSPDVIVDEGAQTYRQELASATFCGVFQGDGWSARFEDAVLNGCVPVVVMDDVDVAWEGYLDVDAIAVRHPSREMHSLVETLRAIPPETIAKMRVAGARAWHRFAWLGYFAAERERERAGLVKLDDRFRDLETLGKIAGVHGADAFETLLQVLRHKLVERELAVK